From Humisphaera borealis, the proteins below share one genomic window:
- the aroB gene encoding 3-dehydroquinate synthase yields MTAERTIRVSLQGHAYDITVRPGLHADAGAKLRALSKAAKAVVITDSNIPAATVSAMVTSLAAAGFAATVATVPAGEEHKSVEHVLKLYDQILPLRIDRHTPIVALGGGVIGDMTGFVAATILRGVPFVQCPTTLLSMVDASVGGKTGVNHTVGKNLIGAFHQPIAVLVDPNVLKTLPQRELRGGLAECIKHDLIRDAEGFANLEKDIGRALAVDIKYLTELVAHNVAIKARVVEADPFERGERAHLNFGHTFGHAIESISKYSYSHGESVALGMVAATRLGVLLDLLSEADERRIRNVITAAGLPIDGLKLDRNQVVDSMAFDKKVAGGKIRFVLLDGIGKAVVRDDVPVALVREAVESLV; encoded by the coding sequence GTGACTGCTGAACGAACCATTCGCGTGTCTCTGCAAGGGCATGCCTACGACATCACTGTCCGTCCGGGGCTGCACGCCGATGCCGGGGCGAAGCTGCGGGCGCTGAGCAAGGCGGCCAAGGCCGTTGTCATTACCGATTCGAACATCCCGGCGGCGACCGTCTCGGCGATGGTGACCTCCCTCGCCGCCGCGGGGTTTGCCGCCACCGTTGCCACCGTGCCGGCGGGTGAGGAACACAAATCGGTCGAGCATGTTCTCAAGCTGTACGACCAGATCCTGCCGCTGCGGATTGACCGGCATACGCCCATCGTCGCGCTCGGCGGCGGTGTGATCGGCGATATGACCGGCTTCGTCGCGGCGACCATCCTTCGCGGCGTGCCTTTCGTGCAGTGCCCGACGACCCTCTTGTCGATGGTCGACGCCAGCGTCGGTGGCAAGACCGGCGTCAATCACACCGTCGGCAAAAACCTCATCGGCGCGTTCCACCAGCCGATCGCGGTGCTGGTCGATCCCAACGTGCTCAAAACGCTGCCGCAGCGCGAACTTCGAGGCGGCCTGGCCGAGTGCATCAAGCATGACCTGATTCGCGACGCCGAGGGGTTCGCGAATCTCGAGAAAGATATCGGCCGGGCCCTGGCTGTCGATATCAAGTACCTGACCGAACTGGTCGCGCATAACGTGGCGATCAAGGCGCGGGTGGTGGAGGCCGACCCGTTCGAACGCGGCGAACGTGCCCACCTCAACTTCGGCCACACCTTCGGCCACGCCATCGAGAGCATCTCGAAATACAGCTATTCCCACGGCGAATCGGTCGCACTGGGCATGGTCGCGGCCACGCGGCTTGGCGTTCTGCTCGACCTGCTTTCCGAGGCCGATGAACGGCGCATCCGCAACGTCATCACCGCCGCCGGATTGCCGATCGACGGCCTGAAGCTCGACCGGAACCAGGTCGTTGATTCGATGGCGTTCGACAAGAAGGTGGCCGGCGGGAAAATCCGCTTCGTCCTGCTCGACGGCATCGGCAAGGCGGTCGTGCGGGATGATGTACCGGTCGCCCTCGTCCGCGAAGCGGTTGAATCGCTCGTGTAG
- a CDS encoding DUF1501 domain-containing protein, with protein sequence MNMPSSAGQTRPSRRDFLANAGGGFGGLALASLLGREALAAPAPHPSVVRPPRAKRVIQLFMAGAASHIDLWDFKPDLIKHHGKPSDFGEKVEAFQNGLGPWLKPVWDFKPYGKSGKMISDVVSPLGACVDDMAFIHNVVGKTGIHSQGTLLQATGFQLPGFPGAGCWVSYALGSMNENLPTFVVLPDHRGMASNGVKNWDAAFLPAQHSGNVVYPGSDMPIADLRPHAAGKYINAASEAQAQSLMASLNRQHAESRAGDPRLESRIRSYELAARMQLAAPEALDLKAEPAHILKLYGLDTRPPNWPAVINAEEESYYFSQKCLAARRLLERGVRFVQIWSGNDNGFPRRNWDSHEDVERDHGPLATGMARGAAALIQDLKQRGMLDDTIILWTTEFGRMPSTQGGKGRDHNPYVFTNWLCGGGIKGGVTHGLSDQWGYKPLDRDHPTLVYDIHATMLHLLGIDHEKLTVRQNGIDRRLTDVHGHVIKEILA encoded by the coding sequence ATGAACATGCCATCGTCAGCCGGACAGACCCGCCCGTCCCGCCGCGACTTTCTCGCCAATGCCGGCGGTGGGTTCGGCGGGCTGGCGCTGGCGTCGCTCCTAGGTCGTGAGGCGCTCGCGGCGCCCGCGCCGCATCCTTCGGTCGTCCGGCCGCCCAGGGCCAAGCGGGTCATCCAACTCTTCATGGCTGGCGCGGCGAGCCATATCGACCTCTGGGATTTCAAGCCCGACCTGATCAAGCACCACGGCAAGCCGAGCGATTTCGGGGAGAAGGTCGAAGCGTTTCAGAACGGGCTGGGGCCGTGGCTTAAGCCGGTGTGGGACTTCAAGCCGTACGGGAAGTCCGGCAAGATGATCAGCGATGTCGTGTCGCCACTGGGGGCGTGCGTGGACGACATGGCGTTCATTCACAATGTGGTCGGCAAGACGGGAATCCACTCCCAGGGCACCCTATTGCAGGCGACCGGCTTCCAACTGCCGGGCTTTCCCGGCGCGGGATGCTGGGTGAGCTACGCACTGGGTTCGATGAACGAGAACCTGCCGACGTTCGTCGTTCTGCCTGATCACCGCGGCATGGCGAGCAACGGCGTCAAGAACTGGGACGCGGCGTTCCTGCCCGCGCAGCACAGCGGCAATGTCGTCTACCCCGGCAGCGACATGCCGATCGCCGACCTTCGCCCGCACGCGGCGGGCAAGTACATCAACGCCGCCAGCGAGGCCCAGGCGCAGTCGCTGATGGCCAGCCTGAACCGCCAGCATGCCGAAAGTCGTGCCGGCGACCCACGACTGGAATCGCGGATCCGCAGTTATGAGTTGGCGGCGCGGATGCAGCTTGCCGCGCCCGAGGCGCTCGATCTGAAGGCCGAGCCCGCGCATATCCTGAAGCTCTACGGCCTCGATACCCGGCCTCCCAACTGGCCGGCCGTCATCAATGCCGAGGAGGAGAGTTACTACTTCTCGCAGAAGTGCCTGGCCGCCCGGCGACTGCTGGAGCGTGGCGTGCGGTTCGTGCAGATCTGGAGCGGCAACGACAACGGCTTCCCCCGCCGTAACTGGGATTCACACGAAGACGTCGAGCGCGATCACGGGCCGTTGGCAACAGGCATGGCCCGAGGTGCGGCGGCGCTGATCCAGGACCTCAAGCAGCGCGGCATGCTCGACGACACGATCATCCTCTGGACGACCGAGTTCGGCCGCATGCCCAGCACGCAAGGCGGCAAAGGCCGCGATCACAACCCGTACGTGTTCACCAACTGGCTCTGCGGCGGCGGGATCAAGGGGGGCGTCACACACGGCCTGAGCGATCAGTGGGGCTACAAGCCGCTGGATCGCGACCACCCGACGCTCGTCTACGACATCCACGCGACGATGCTGCACCTGCTGGGCATCGATCACGAGAAACTGACGGTGAGGCAGAACGGCATCGACCGCCGGCTGACGGACGTGCACGGGCACGTGATCAAGGAGATCCTGGCGTAA
- a CDS encoding DUF1553 domain-containing protein produces the protein MMYHRRSRISIFLVALSFASCGVAVANTPPDFRRDIKPLFESSCIDCHGPKKQRSGYRLDVRPYAMKGGDIGETAIVAGDSGKSTLVRHITSADDDVLMPPPKSGKPRLTAEQVSTIRKWIDAGAIWPDEATATAADPLDWWSLKPLAKPAVPSPTVAAKSANPIDTFIVARLAEKSLAMSPPADARTLARRVHFDLIGLPPTPEELDTFVSDFTVNADKAYEALVDRLLASPRYGERWARHWLDVVHYGDTHGYDKDKPRPNAWPYRDYVIRALNDDKPYARFIQEQIAGDVLYPGTADGIEALGFLAAGPWDFIGHAEVPESKIDGKIARHLDRDDMVGTAVGALASVTVQCAQCHSHKFDPISQEDYYALQAVFAAIDRTDKTYDLDPVVAASRSRLTARKAEMEAEQKALAAKIKTAGGAELADLDKQIASAESAAPQGRRPEYGWHSGIAKDQETRKWVQVDLGKSVAIQRVVLAGVWDDFNGIGAGFGFPVRFRIEASDDPAFGGTPTVIAAHDLEDYANPGTTPRTFVAGGKSARYVRVTATKLAPRKGDFIFALAELQAFDAENRNAALGAAVTSIDSVEAPVRWRRSNLTDDVYPAKTGGGADLAALRDRRDKLMSRVTDAAIRTRSAALAGEIASAAKELSKLPPPRVVFAGAIHTGRGAFAGTGPQGGKPRPIFLLARGQVTQPGKPVGPGALSAVKSLRSRFEIPDQQGEGVRRAALARWLTDPANPLTWRSIVNRVWQYHFGKGIVLTPNDFGRMGTPPTHPELLDWLAADFRDSGGSLKRLHKLIVTSAAYRQSSSADNAGAVAVDVDNNLLWRQNRRKLEAEAVRDAVLAASGKLDLTMGGPGWQDFIVEHPEHSPHYRYDKADPNDVKTWRRSIYRFTVRSQLQPFMTSLDCADPSMRVDKRNESVSPAQALALLNNGFMVTQAEAMAARLWQDAGADGDAQIDRACRLTLARVPTAAEREQMKSFVRTSGLPNLCRVLLNLNEFVFVD, from the coding sequence ATGATGTATCACCGCCGCAGCCGGATCAGCATCTTTCTGGTCGCGCTCTCATTCGCTTCCTGCGGTGTGGCTGTTGCCAACACGCCGCCCGACTTCCGGCGGGACATCAAACCGCTGTTTGAATCCAGTTGCATCGACTGCCACGGCCCCAAGAAGCAGCGCAGCGGATACCGGCTCGACGTCCGGCCCTACGCGATGAAAGGCGGCGACATCGGCGAGACGGCGATCGTCGCCGGCGATTCGGGCAAGAGTACGCTGGTCCGTCATATCACGTCCGCCGACGACGACGTCCTGATGCCGCCGCCCAAAAGCGGGAAGCCGCGACTGACGGCGGAGCAGGTATCGACGATCCGCAAGTGGATCGACGCCGGCGCGATCTGGCCGGACGAGGCGACTGCCACGGCGGCCGATCCGCTGGACTGGTGGAGCTTGAAGCCGCTGGCCAAACCGGCCGTGCCCAGCCCGACCGTCGCCGCGAAATCCGCGAATCCGATCGATACCTTCATCGTGGCCAGGCTGGCCGAGAAGTCGCTGGCGATGTCGCCGCCGGCCGATGCGCGGACACTCGCCCGGCGGGTTCACTTCGACCTGATCGGCCTTCCGCCGACGCCCGAAGAGCTCGACACGTTTGTTTCCGACTTCACGGTGAACGCCGACAAAGCTTACGAAGCCCTGGTCGATCGCCTGCTCGCCTCGCCGCGCTACGGCGAGCGCTGGGCACGCCATTGGCTCGATGTCGTCCATTACGGCGACACGCACGGCTACGACAAGGACAAGCCCCGCCCCAATGCCTGGCCTTACCGCGACTACGTCATTCGCGCCCTCAACGATGACAAACCCTACGCGCGGTTCATCCAGGAACAGATCGCCGGCGACGTGCTCTACCCCGGCACGGCGGACGGGATCGAGGCGCTCGGTTTTCTCGCCGCCGGCCCGTGGGACTTCATCGGCCACGCCGAGGTTCCGGAGAGCAAGATCGACGGCAAGATCGCCCGCCATCTCGATCGCGACGACATGGTCGGCACCGCCGTCGGCGCCCTGGCGAGCGTGACGGTGCAGTGTGCCCAGTGCCACAGCCACAAGTTCGACCCGATTTCGCAGGAAGACTACTACGCGCTGCAGGCGGTCTTCGCGGCGATCGACCGGACGGACAAGACCTATGACCTTGATCCGGTCGTCGCCGCGTCGCGGTCACGCCTGACCGCACGCAAAGCCGAGATGGAGGCCGAGCAGAAGGCGCTCGCAGCAAAGATCAAAACCGCCGGCGGAGCCGAGCTGGCCGACCTCGACAAGCAGATTGCATCGGCCGAGTCGGCCGCGCCGCAGGGGCGGCGTCCCGAGTATGGCTGGCACAGCGGCATCGCCAAGGACCAGGAAACGCGCAAGTGGGTGCAGGTCGATCTGGGCAAGAGTGTCGCGATTCAGCGCGTGGTGCTCGCCGGCGTGTGGGATGATTTCAACGGGATCGGTGCCGGGTTCGGCTTTCCGGTGCGGTTCCGGATCGAAGCCAGCGACGACCCGGCTTTCGGCGGTACGCCGACCGTTATTGCCGCCCACGACCTGGAGGACTACGCCAACCCCGGCACAACGCCGCGAACGTTCGTCGCCGGCGGGAAGTCGGCGCGCTACGTGCGTGTGACCGCGACCAAGCTCGCGCCTCGCAAGGGGGACTTCATCTTCGCGCTGGCGGAACTTCAGGCGTTCGACGCCGAGAATCGCAATGCCGCGCTCGGCGCGGCCGTCACATCAATCGACAGTGTCGAAGCCCCCGTTCGCTGGCGGCGGAGCAACCTGACGGACGATGTCTACCCCGCCAAGACGGGCGGCGGCGCGGACCTCGCCGCGCTTCGCGACCGCCGGGACAAACTGATGTCCCGCGTCACCGACGCGGCGATCCGCACGCGGTCGGCGGCGTTGGCGGGCGAGATCGCCTCGGCCGCGAAGGAACTGTCGAAACTTCCGCCGCCCAGGGTCGTCTTCGCCGGTGCGATCCACACCGGGCGAGGTGCTTTCGCAGGGACCGGACCTCAGGGCGGCAAGCCCAGGCCGATTTTCCTGCTCGCCCGCGGGCAGGTGACGCAGCCGGGCAAGCCGGTCGGACCGGGCGCGCTCAGCGCGGTGAAGTCGCTCCGATCGCGATTCGAGATCCCCGATCAGCAAGGCGAAGGCGTCCGCCGGGCGGCGCTGGCCCGCTGGCTGACCGACCCGGCGAACCCGCTGACCTGGCGGAGCATCGTCAATCGAGTGTGGCAGTACCACTTCGGCAAGGGCATCGTGCTGACGCCCAACGACTTTGGCCGCATGGGCACGCCGCCGACGCACCCGGAACTGCTCGACTGGCTCGCCGCCGACTTCCGCGACAGCGGCGGATCGCTCAAGCGGCTGCATAAGTTGATCGTAACCAGCGCGGCGTACCGGCAGTCTTCGTCGGCCGACAATGCCGGCGCCGTTGCGGTGGACGTGGACAACAACCTGCTCTGGCGGCAGAACCGCCGCAAGCTGGAGGCCGAGGCCGTTCGCGATGCGGTCCTCGCCGCCAGTGGCAAGCTCGATCTGACCATGGGCGGGCCCGGCTGGCAGGACTTCATCGTCGAACACCCGGAGCATTCGCCCCACTACCGTTACGACAAGGCCGATCCGAACGATGTGAAGACATGGCGGCGGTCGATCTACCGTTTCACGGTGCGGTCACAGCTTCAGCCGTTCATGACGTCACTCGATTGCGCCGACCCGTCGATGCGGGTGGACAAGCGGAACGAGAGCGTTTCGCCGGCGCAGGCGCTGGCGCTGCTCAACAACGGCTTCATGGTGACGCAGGCCGAGGCGATGGCGGCGCGCTTGTGGCAGGACGCCGGGGCGGACGGCGATGCCCAGATCGATCGCGCCTGCCGGTTGACCCTCGCCCGAGTCCCGACGGCCGCCGAGCGTGAGCAGATGAAGTCGTTCGTCCGCACCAGCGGATTGCCCAATTTGTGCCGGGTGCTGTTGAACCTGAACGAGTTTGTGTTCGTGGATTGA
- a CDS encoding sulfatase-like hydrolase/transferase: MLRHLHILILILSIAFTTAVHAADRPNFLWVTSEDNSPYLGCYGDAQAQTPNLDKLASEGIRFRNFFANAPVCSAARSTLIAGMYGSSLGIQNHRSKVAIPDSFKTYPEVLRAAGYYCTNNSKTDYNIVGRNKIWDESSNKAHYKNRKPGQPFFAVFNFTSSHESQVAPKAGKTTFRIPPEKIVLPPYHPDEPDIRRDWANYYDQMTIMDGQVGAVIDELKRAGLAEDTFIFYYGDHGGAMPGGKRSIQDRGTRVPLVVRIPGKWAKASPVAAGQWVDDLATFVDLPPTVFNLAGIETPKNYQGKPFLGEGRTAPRDEVFMHRGRMDERYDFSRSVRTQNFRYVRNYSPHRPWGQNYSYPFQVQPSMRAWYASFEAGRCNEAQAAYWKPKAASELYAITTDPFELANLASKGPQNPKVAELHQHLVRQMTETRDTGFIPEGMVPRLAGDKTIYDYAQSNAYPIGDIISLADIASDAQPEALPEFIKLLKHEHPVMRYWAATGCLILKDKAAPAKDALLAALADPMADVRVVAAEALGYIGETEKAVAALQGVLRDGNVYESLAALNTLDFMTGAGHVPLARAQAMVKDLKLAEPADRIQKFILDGRKWR, from the coding sequence ATGCTGCGACATCTCCACATTCTCATCCTCATCCTTTCCATCGCCTTCACCACTGCGGTCCACGCCGCCGACCGGCCCAACTTTCTCTGGGTTACCAGCGAAGACAACAGCCCGTACCTCGGCTGCTACGGCGATGCGCAGGCGCAAACGCCGAACCTCGACAAGCTCGCTTCCGAGGGCATCCGCTTCCGCAACTTCTTCGCCAATGCGCCGGTCTGCTCGGCGGCACGATCGACCCTGATCGCCGGCATGTACGGGTCGTCGCTCGGCATCCAGAATCATCGCAGCAAGGTCGCGATCCCGGACAGCTTCAAGACCTATCCGGAGGTCCTCCGGGCTGCCGGTTATTACTGCACGAACAACTCGAAGACGGACTACAACATCGTCGGTCGAAACAAGATCTGGGACGAGAGCAGCAACAAGGCGCACTACAAGAACCGCAAACCCGGCCAGCCGTTCTTTGCCGTGTTCAACTTCACGTCGAGCCACGAAAGCCAGGTCGCACCCAAGGCGGGCAAGACGACGTTTCGCATTCCGCCGGAAAAGATCGTCCTTCCCCCCTACCACCCTGACGAGCCGGACATCCGCCGGGACTGGGCCAACTACTACGACCAGATGACGATCATGGACGGGCAGGTCGGCGCGGTGATCGACGAACTGAAGCGCGCGGGCCTGGCCGAAGACACCTTCATCTTTTACTACGGCGACCATGGCGGAGCGATGCCCGGCGGCAAGCGCAGCATCCAGGATCGCGGCACGCGCGTGCCGCTGGTCGTCCGCATCCCTGGCAAATGGGCCAAGGCATCGCCGGTCGCCGCGGGTCAGTGGGTGGACGATCTGGCGACCTTCGTCGATCTGCCGCCGACGGTCTTCAACCTGGCCGGCATCGAGACGCCGAAGAACTACCAGGGCAAGCCATTCCTCGGGGAAGGCCGGACCGCGCCGCGCGACGAGGTCTTCATGCACCGCGGGCGGATGGACGAGCGGTACGACTTCTCCCGATCAGTGCGGACACAGAACTTCCGCTACGTTCGCAACTACAGCCCGCACCGGCCATGGGGACAGAACTATTCCTATCCGTTTCAGGTGCAGCCGAGCATGCGGGCTTGGTACGCGTCTTTTGAGGCGGGCCGGTGCAACGAGGCCCAGGCCGCCTACTGGAAGCCCAAGGCCGCATCCGAGCTCTACGCAATCACCACCGATCCGTTCGAACTTGCAAACCTCGCGAGCAAGGGACCGCAGAATCCGAAGGTCGCGGAGCTGCACCAACACCTGGTTCGGCAGATGACCGAAACCCGCGACACCGGCTTCATCCCCGAAGGGATGGTTCCCAGGCTCGCCGGCGACAAGACCATCTACGATTACGCCCAGAGCAATGCCTACCCGATCGGCGACATCATCTCTCTTGCCGACATCGCGTCGGACGCGCAGCCTGAGGCGCTGCCCGAGTTCATTAAGCTTCTGAAGCACGAGCACCCGGTCATGCGGTACTGGGCCGCGACCGGCTGCCTCATCCTGAAGGACAAGGCAGCGCCGGCGAAAGACGCCCTGCTCGCCGCACTCGCCGACCCGATGGCCGACGTCCGCGTCGTCGCCGCCGAGGCGCTGGGGTACATCGGCGAAACGGAAAAGGCCGTCGCCGCGCTCCAAGGCGTCCTCCGCGACGGCAACGTCTACGAGAGTCTCGCGGCGTTGAACACACTCGACTTCATGACCGGCGCGGGCCACGTCCCCCTGGCCAGGGCGCAGGCGATGGTGAAGGACCTGAAACTCGCCGAGCCGGCGGATCGCATCCAGAAGTTCATCCTCGACGGGCGGAAGTGGCGGTAG
- a CDS encoding DUF1501 domain-containing protein has translation MTSIQQQIHLTRREYLTTTASGLGMMGLGAMLTADGILTPATAAAATSPGLLNPLAPRQTHFPARAKHCICIFLEGAPSQMDLFDPKPKLNELDGQPLPESMTKNVRFAFIQKESARLMGSKRTFKQHGQSGMVFSDLLPHLATCADDMLMVRSMHTDQFNHHPGQLLMCCGRSTFGLPTMGAWLNYGLGSESQNLPGYVVLNSGRGTSGGATLWQSGFLPSTYAGVLFRNKGEPILNLANPDGLPPEMQRAGLDALRRLNQRRYEAIHDPEIASRIASYELAFRMQSAAPELIDLSGESKEMLAAYGVERDDPPIKAARGGGPGQYRAFATNCLLARRLVERGVRFVNIVHASWDHHSNLDSELPFNAGMADQPVAAMIKDLKQRGLLDETLILWCSEFGRTPLGENRKGRPGVTGRDHHPFAFTLWMAGGGIKGGQTWGETDEIGWGISRDPVHVNDYHATILHLFGLDHLKLTHRYQGRDFRLTDVAGKVIEPWLA, from the coding sequence ATGACTTCCATCCAGCAGCAGATTCATCTCACCCGCCGCGAGTACCTGACCACCACCGCCAGCGGCTTGGGCATGATGGGCCTGGGGGCGATGCTGACGGCCGACGGAATCCTGACGCCGGCAACAGCGGCAGCGGCGACATCGCCGGGTCTGCTCAATCCACTGGCGCCCAGGCAAACGCACTTCCCCGCGCGGGCCAAGCACTGCATCTGCATCTTTCTCGAAGGCGCGCCTTCGCAGATGGACCTGTTCGACCCCAAGCCCAAGCTCAACGAACTCGACGGCCAGCCTCTCCCGGAATCGATGACCAAGAACGTCCGCTTCGCCTTCATCCAGAAGGAATCGGCCCGGCTGATGGGCTCGAAGCGCACCTTCAAACAGCACGGCCAATCCGGCATGGTCTTCTCCGACCTGCTCCCCCACCTGGCGACCTGCGCAGACGACATGCTGATGGTCCGCAGCATGCACACCGACCAGTTCAACCACCACCCCGGCCAGCTGCTCATGTGCTGTGGCCGGTCCACCTTCGGCCTGCCCACCATGGGCGCATGGCTCAACTACGGATTGGGGAGCGAGTCGCAGAACCTGCCCGGTTACGTCGTCCTGAACAGCGGCCGCGGCACCAGCGGCGGCGCGACGCTCTGGCAGAGCGGCTTCCTGCCGAGCACCTACGCCGGCGTCCTCTTCCGCAACAAGGGTGAGCCGATCCTGAACCTGGCCAACCCCGACGGCCTGCCGCCGGAAATGCAGCGGGCCGGCCTTGACGCCCTCCGCCGGCTGAACCAGCGGCGGTACGAAGCGATCCACGATCCGGAGATCGCCAGCCGTATCGCAAGCTACGAGCTCGCGTTCCGCATGCAGTCGGCGGCACCCGAACTGATCGACCTGTCCGGCGAAAGCAAGGAGATGCTGGCTGCGTATGGCGTGGAGCGGGACGATCCGCCGATCAAGGCCGCGCGTGGTGGCGGCCCCGGCCAGTACCGCGCGTTTGCCACCAATTGCCTGCTCGCCCGCCGATTGGTCGAGCGTGGAGTGCGGTTCGTCAACATCGTCCACGCGAGCTGGGATCACCACTCCAACCTCGACTCCGAACTGCCGTTCAATGCCGGCATGGCGGATCAGCCCGTCGCGGCGATGATCAAAGACCTCAAGCAGCGGGGCCTGCTCGATGAAACGCTCATCCTCTGGTGTAGCGAGTTCGGCCGGACGCCGCTCGGCGAAAACCGCAAGGGCCGCCCCGGCGTTACCGGCCGCGACCACCACCCGTTTGCGTTCACCCTCTGGATGGCCGGCGGCGGCATCAAGGGCGGCCAGACCTGGGGCGAGACCGATGAAATCGGCTGGGGCATCTCCCGCGATCCCGTCCACGTCAACGACTACCACGCGACGATCCTTCACCTGTTCGGGCTGGATCACTTAAAGCTGACGCACCGGTACCAGGGGCGAGACTTCCGGTTAACCGATGTCGCCGGGAAGGTGATCGAGCCGTGGTTGGCGTGA